The following are from one region of the Strix aluco isolate bStrAlu1 chromosome 30, bStrAlu1.hap1, whole genome shotgun sequence genome:
- the IQGAP3 gene encoding ras GTPase-activating-like protein IQGAP3 → MDERRRQNVAYQYLCHLEEAKRWMEACLSEELPPPTELEESLRNGVILAKLGHCFAPTVVPLKKIYDREQMRYKAAGLHFRHTDNINYWRDAMSHVGLPLIFHPETTDIYDKKNMPRVVYCIHALSLYLFKLGLAPQIQDLYGKVDFTEEEIDNMQRELEKYGLQLPTFSKIGGILANELSGDEAAVHAAVLAINEAVDRGVAAQTMAALRNPSAMLLDLREGLAGAYQEMLRRAKLEKGSNARNRYLQVIPEGEDIYDRCLTQAEIQGNINKANMHGALEEVDDALERQDVPALFRALQDPVLALRCLRRDNLDRYLEQLSTDREQKALELGYVDLLEQEEVEAGILAANKKDEEERAMLRAISQINAAIRRGVPSETVEALMDPAARLPDVYPLAAPLYQHQLALLQHQHPRGELVQEELFVAVEMLSAVALVNRALDAGDPDGFWSSLVSPALSLSGVEDANTQRYFEDLLQLKCQSRGAGAEFLSWNDIQDSVNTTNSSVQNENARVLAVRLINEALVQPDPEKTLAALLLPAAALPDVALPTARRYHDVLARARSLKAQATEDDGAELWWEEIQEGVCRANQDTVAARRMALGTAAINQAIKEGKATQTLRVLRNPDVALCGVVSACAVAYQEQLAALMATKKQAGTPKPCWIRHRLTDGAEFYLSLQSFEGSWQRPRDGGLATTHLSREEIQSVVTRVTAAHDRERLWASNVAFVVRLQARLRGFLLRRELAARRHVLREQRPAALRIQACWRGYKQRRAYLERLRYLRANADAAVKIQAGVRMWQARRKYQERLRYFRQNIKAVIKIQAFVRANKARGDYRMLVHARSLPLSIVRRFIHLLEQSQHDFWEESEVLRLQEEVVKRIRASRQLESDLDLMDIKIGLLVKNRITLQEVVSHCKKLTKKNKEQLSEMMSIDKQKGLKSLSKEKRQKLEAYQHLFYLLQTQPVYLARLIFQMPQNKSTKFMESVIFTLYNYASNPREAYLLLQLFKAALQEEIRSKVDHVHDILTGNATVIRLVVSFYRNARGQNALRQILGGPVQEVLQDKTLNIRTNPVDIYKAWINQTESQSGQKSKLPYEVSPEQALSHPEVQRRLDISIRNLLAMTDKFVSAITSSVDKIPYGMRYVAKILRTSLAEKFPMASAEEIDKIVGNLLYYRFMNPAVVAPDGFDIVDISAGVTLHPDHRRNLGSVAKVLQHAAAHKAFDGENAHLCGVNQYLEDTHDKFRRFISAACCVPEPEERFNMDEYSEMVAVAKPIIYISVGELVNTHKLLLEHQDSIAPHHGDPLHELLEDLDELPTVQSLVGESVPGPADSSAEQVLSQLSKMEISLTLTGKLVPAASSEENDTRSLLLSTKQMLVDVIQAQPGDSLLEILWTPASEHEEASHDHLLRRRALRDAQTPTKLQRNRSLAANSRLSMEEKKRKIIRNLRRLESLGLVDSARQYQELIDELAKDIRNQRRYRQHRKGELLKLRQTLQGLNAKTLFYEEQIDYYNQYIKTCLDNLAVSNKVSGKNKKLQSLHYTAARLLEKGVLLEIEDLPLSQFKNVIFDIIPCEESGRFQVKAKFMGIDMERFQLHYQDLLQLQYEGVAVMKMFDKAKVNVNLLIFLLNKKFFKK, encoded by the exons ATGGACGAGCGGAGGAGGCAGAACGTCGCCTACCAGTACCTGTGTCACCTGGAGGAGGCCAAACG ctgGATGGAGGCCTGCCTGAGTGaggagctgcccccccccacaGAGCTGGAAGAGAGCCTGCGCAATGGGGTCATACTGGCCAAACTGGGCCACTGCTTCGCCCCCACCGTGGTCCCTCTGAAGAAGATCTACGACCGCGAGCAGATGCGGTACAAG GCAGCCGGACTTCACTTTCGGCACACGGATAACATCAACTACTGGCGCGATGCCATGAGCCATGTGGGGCTTCCCCTG ATCTTCCACCCGGAGACCACTGACATCTATGACAAGAAGAACATGCCCCGGGTGGTCTACTGCATCCACGCGCTCAG CCTGTACCTCTTCAAGCTGGGGTTGGCTCCTCAGATCCAGGACTTGTATGGGAAAGTGGATTTCACGG AGGAGGAGATCGACAACATGCAGCGGGAGCTGGAGAAGTACGGTCTGCAGCTGCCCACCTTCAGCAAGATCGGCGGCATTTTGGCCAACGAGCTCTCTGGGGACGAAGCAGCAG TCCACGCCGCCGTGCTGGCGATCAACGAAGCGGTGGATCGGGGGGTGGCGGCGCAGACGATGGCGGCTCTGCGCAACCCCAGCGCGATGCTCCTCGACCTGCGCGAGGGGCTGGCGGGCGCCTACCAGGAGATGCTGCGCCGGGCAAAGCTGGAGAAGGGCAGCAACGCCAGGAACAGA TACCTGCAGGTGATCCCCGAGGGAGAGGACATCTACGACCGGTGTCTGACCCAGGCTGAAATCCAAGGGAACATCAACAAAGCCAACA TGCACGGGGCTCTGGAGGAGGTGGACGATGCCCTGGAGCGACAGGACGTGCCGGCGCTGTTCCGTGCACTGCAGGACCCCGTCCTGGCCCTGCGCTGCCTCCGGCGAGACAACCTTGACCGCTATTTGGAGCAGCTCAGCACGGACCGGGAGCAGAAGGCGCTG GAGCTGGGCTAcgtggacctgctggagcaggaggaggtggaggcaggGATCCTTGCAGCGAACAAGAAGGACGAGGAGGAGCGAGCCA TGCTGCGAGCCATCAGCCAGATCAACGCGGCCATCCGTCGAGGGGTGCCGTCTGAAACGGTGGAAGCTCTGATGGATCCTGCAGCGCGGCTGCCCGACGTCTACCCGCTCGCTGCCCCCCTGTACCAGCACcagctggccctgctgcagcaccagcacccacGG ggCGAGTTGGTGCAGGAGGAGCTGTTTGTGGCGGTGGAGATGCTTTCGGCCGTGGCGCTGGTTAACCGAGCCTTGGACGCTGGGGACCCCGACGGGTTCTGGAGCAGCCTCGTCAGCCCTGCCCTGAGCCTCTCGGGTGTCGAGGACGCAAACACGCAGCG GTATTTTGAGGACTTACTGCAGCTGAAATGCCAATCTAGAGGAGCAGGAGCTGAGTTCCTGAGCTGGAATGATATTCAGGACAGCGTGAACACCACCAATTCCTCAGTGCAAAACGAAAACGCCC GTGTCCTCGCCGTCCGGCTGATCAACGAGGCGCTGGTGCAGCCGGACCCCGAGAAGACGCTGGCGGCGTTgctgctgccggcagccgccCTGCCCGACGTCGCCCTCCCGACCGCTCGGCGCTACCACGACGTCCTGGCCCGGGCACGAAGCCTGAAAGCCCAG GCCACAGAGGATGATGGAGCCGAGCTTTGGTGGGAAGAGATCCAGGAAGGCGTCTGCAGGGCCAACCAGGACACAGTGGCAGCCAGGAGGA TGGCCCTGGGCACCGCCGCCATCAACCAGGCCATCAAGGAGGGGAAGGCGACACAGACCCTGCGGGTGCTGCGCAACCCCGACGTGGCCCTGTGCGGCGTCGTGAGCGCCTGTGCTGTGGCCTACCAGGAGCAGCTTGCGGCTCTGATGGCCACCAAGAAACAAGCAG GGACCCCGAAGCCCTGCTGGATCCGGCACAGGCTGACGGATGGTGCTGAGTTCTACCTGAGCCTGCAGAGCTTTGAGGGCAGCTGGCAGCGCCCGCGCGACGGCGGCCTCGCCACCACGCACCTGAGCCGGGAGGAGATCCAG TCAGTCGTCACCCGAGTGACCGCGGCGCACGACCGGGAGCGTCTGTGGGCCTCCAACGTCGCCTTCGTGGTGAGGCTGCAGGCCCGGCTGCGGGGCTTCCTGCTCCGGCGGGAGCTCGCGGCACGACGGCACGTCCTGCGGGAGCAGCGCCCGGCTGCCCTCAGGATCCAG GCTTGCTGGAGAGGGTACAAGCAGCGCAGAGCTTACCTGGAGCGGCTGCGCTACCTGCGAGCCAACGCAGATGCTGCAGTAAAG ATCCAGGCGGGCGTGAGGATGTGGCAGGCTCGGAGGAAGTACCAGGAGAGGCTGCGCTACTTCAGGCAGAAC ATTAAAGCTGTAATTAAAATCCAGGCTTTTGTGCGAGCTAACAAGGCCCGTGGGGATTACAGGATGCTGG TCCACGCCAGGAGCCTGCCGCTGAGCATCGTCCGGCGCTTCATCCACTTGCTGGAGCAGAGCCAGCACGACTTCTGGGAGGAGTCGGAGGTGCTgcggctgcaggaggaggtggtgaAGAGGATCCGTGCCAGTCGGCAGCTGGAGAGTGACCTGGACCTCATGGACATCAAGATTGGGCTGTTGGTCAAGAACAGGATCACGCTGCAG GAGGTGGTTTCCCACTGCAAGAAGCTGACCAAGAAGAACAAGGAGCAGCTCTCGGAGATGATGTCCATAGACAAGCAGAAGGGGCTCAAGTCCCTCAGCAAGGAGAAGCGTCAGAAGCTGGAGGCCTACCAGCATCTCTTCTACCTGCTTCag ACACAGCCTGTGTACTTGGCCAGGCTGATCTTCCAGATGCCCCAGAATAAGTCCACCAAGTTCATGGAGTCGGTGATCTTCACGCTTTATAACTATGCGTCCAACCCGCGGGAGGCTTACCTGCTGCTCCAGCTCTTCAAGGCAGCGCTGCAGGAGGAGATCAG GTCCAAGGTGGACCACGTCCATGACATCCTGACGGGGAACGCCACAGTGATCCGGCTGGTGGTCAGCTTCTACCGCAACGCGCGCGGGCAGAACGCCCTGCGGCAGATCCTGGGCGGCCCGGTGCAGGAGGTCCTGCAGGACAAGACCCTCAACATCCGCACCAACCCCGTGGACATCTACAAGGCGTGGATCAACCAGACCGAGTCGCAGAGCGGGCAGAAAAG CAAGCTCCCGTACGAGGTCAGCCCCGAGCAGGCTCTCAGCCACCCCGAGGTCCAAAGGCGGCTGGATATTTCTATCCGCAACCTCCTCGCGATGACGGACAAGTTTGTCTCTGCCATCACCTCTTCTGTAGACAAGATCCC GTACGGGATGCGCTACGTGGCCAAAATCCTGAGGACATCGTTGGCTGAGAAATTCCCCATGGCCTCGGCGGAGGAGATTGACAAG ATTGTGGGGAACCTGCTCTACTACCGCTTCATGAACCCGGCCGTGGTGGCTCCCGACGGCTTCGACATCGTGGACATCTCGGCCGGGGTGACGCTGCATCCCGACCACCGCCGCAACCTGGGCTCCGTTGCCAAAGTGCTGCAGCACGCGGCCGCCCACAAGGCCTTTGACGGGGAGAACGCGCATCTCTGCGGGGTGAACCAGTACCTGGAGGACACCCATGACAAGTTCAG GAGGTTcatctctgctgcctgctgcGTCCCTGAGCCAGAAGAGAGGTTTAACATGGACGAGTACTCGGAGATGGTGGCGGTGGCCAAACCAATCATCTACATCAGCGTGGGGGAGCTGGTCAACACGCACAAG CTCCTGCTCGAGCACCAGGACTCCATCGCGCCGCACCATGGAGACCCCCTGCACGAGCTTCTGGAAGATCTCGATGAGCTTCCTACGGTCCAGTCCCTTGTTG GGGAGAGCGTTCCCGGCCCGGCGGACAGCAGCGCCGAGCAGGTGCTCTCCCAGCTCAGCAAAATGGAGATTTCCCTCACCCTCACCGGCAAGCTGGTGCCGGCAGCCAGCAGCGAGGAGAACGACACCAGGAGCTTGCTGCTGAG CACCAAGCAGATGCTGGTGGACGTGATCCAGGCCCAGCCAGGAGATTCCCTCCTGGAGATCCTGTGGACACCGGCCTCGGAGCACGAG GAAGCCTCCCACGACCATCTCCTGCGCCGGCGAGCGCTGCGGGATGCCCAGACCCCCACCAAGCTGCAACGCAACCGCTCCCTGGCTGCCAACAGCCGCCTCTCCATGGAGGAGAAGAAACGCAAGATCATCCGCAACCTGCGGCGCTTGGAGAGCCTGGGGCTGGTGGACTCTGCCCGTCAGTACCAGGAGCTCATCGATGAGCTGGCCAAG GACATCCGTAACCAGAGGCGTTACCGGCAGCACCGCAAAGGGGAGCTCCTGAAGCTGAGACAGACCCTGCAGGGCCTCAACGCCAAGACCTTGTTTTACGAGGAGCAAATTGATTATTACAATCAGTACATCAAGACCTGCCTTGACAACCTGGCAGTCAGCAACAA GGTCAGTGGGAAGAACAAGAAGCTGCAGTCGCTGCACTACACGGCGGCCCGGCTGTTGGAGAAGGGGGTGCTGCTGGAGATCGAGGACTTGCCGCTCAGCCA GTTCAAGAACGTGATTTTCGACATCATCCCCTGCGAAGAATCGGGCAGGTTCCAGGTGAAAGCCAAATTCATGGGGATCGACATGGAGCGGTTCCAGCTGCACTACCAG gACCTGCTGCAGCTGCAATACGAGGGCGTAGCCGTCATGAAGATGTTCGATAAGGCCAAGGTCAACGTCAACCTGCTCATTTTCCTCCTCAACAAGAAGTTCTTCAAGAAGTAA